Part of the Fundidesulfovibrio terrae genome is shown below.
GGGCCTCGTCCATCTTGGTCACCATTTCCTCGACGAGGGGGCGTATCTTGGCCTGCTGTTCGCTCGAGAGCCCAAGCTCCCTGTTCATGTGGTCCATGATGAACCCGGCCGGTCCCATGCGCTCCATCTTGCCGAAGGCGCCGCCCCGGTAGGCGTGCCACGCCTCCAGGCCCAGGGCGCCGACGGCCGCTCCGGTGAGAAATATCGCCGCCACGATGAGCAGTCCTTTGCTCCTGGTCATGGGCCCTCCTAAAGCGCCAGCCAGCGGGTGACGGTGTCGCCGTTGACCAGGGCCGCCATCACCACGTCATTGCTCGCGGAAAGGCCCTTGAAGGCCAGAAACCCGAGAACGGCGGCCGTGGCCCAGCCCGAGACGAGAATGGGCTTGGCCAGCTCGCGCAGGATGTCCCACAGCGACAGTTCCCGCCTGGTTTCCATGATCCGGGCCATGACCCGGGCCTCGAAGCCCGGAGTCGCGCAGCCTTCCCCTCCGGGTTGGAACACCCCGGAGAAGAGCGCGTCCAGCCGCTCCAAATCCTTGTCCTTGTCGCAGTTCATATCCCTCCCCCTTGGCTAGACTCGTCTCGCATGACCTTGGCCATGAGCTTGCGGGCTCTGTGCAGGCGAACCTTGACCTTCTCCACGCTCCAGTCGAGCATGGCCGCGATCTCGGTGATCTCGTGCTCTCCCGCGTAGAAGAGCCCGAGCGCCACGCGGTCCTCGGGCTTGACGTGCCCCAGGAGCCAGCCCACCACGGAGCTGGCCTCGCGCCTGCGCACCAGGTCGTCGTGGCGCTGCATGCAGTCCTGGGCCATGTAAGCGTCGAGCCATTCGCGCTCGCCGTCGCCGCCCATGTCCAGGGGCACCTCCCGCCGGCCCGACACGTCGCGCCAGTAGCGGATGGCCCGCCTGAGCGCCAGCGAGGAGAGCCAGGCCCTGAAGGACTCGGGCTCGCGCAACTGGTGCAGCTTTTCGAACGCCTTCACGAAGGAGTCCTGGGCCACCTCTGCCACCTCCGACACCGGCAGGTGGCGGCGCAGCAGCGTGAACAGGTAATCCTGGTGGCGCTTGACCAGCACGGAAAACGCTTCCGTCTTGCCGTCAAGCACCATCCGGATGGCCTGGGCGTCGCCCACCGCGGTTTTGTCCTCTACTCGCGTGCTTTCTCTCATGCCTTTTCCGCCGCCTCGGGGAACTCCCCTCCCCCGGACGGCCGCCATCGCGCCGCGTTCACCCGCCGCCTCCGGCGGGGCCGGAACCGAAACCCGGCTGATGCGTCGCAACACACCGTACTCCGGGCTCCTACCCCACATCGGCCGCCCCGCCAACGCCCGGTCCCGGTCCGGGGTGTGGAGCGCCTGGGATGGCGCGCCTGCGCGTATCGTCCGATCACCGGGTTTCCCCGGTCTTCACAGGTCTAGAGAGGGGGGCCGGACACGAGGTTACGACGGTGGACGAAAATGAAGGAGGGCTTTCCAAACGGAAACAGCCCGGCAGATGCCGGGCTGTCTCGTGGGGTGGGGATGGGCGTATGGTTCCTAGTGGAACAGTATCGAACCGGCCTGGAAGACGCCGACGGCCAGCACGAAGGCCAGGACGGTGTTGAAGGTCATGGAGAACACGGACCACTTCCAGGAGCCGGTTTCCTTGCCGATGGCGACCACCGTGGGGAAGCAGGGCGAGTAGAGCAGGATGAACACCATGAGCGCCACGCCAGCCCACACGGTCATGCCCTCGGAGGAGAGCATCTGGGCCAGGGGCTCGGAGTTCTCCTTGTCCACCTTGCCCAGGGAGTAGGCCGTGCCCAAGGTGGAGATGATCACCTCCTTGGCTGCGAACCCGCCCACCAGGGCGATGTTGGTGCGCCAGTCGAATCCGGCCCACTTGGACAGGGGCTCGAGCGACGTGCCGAGCCTGCCCGCCAGGGAGGATGCCAAGGTCTCAGCCGCCTGGGTTTTCTCCAGCGCCTCCAGCTTGGCCTTGAGGGTATCCAGGGCGCCGTCCTCGGCCGCGGCCACGGCCTTGTCGGCGGCGGGCTCCAGGGCCTCGATCCTGGCGGTGAGCTCGGCCTTCTGGGCGTCGAAGGCGGCCTCCTTCTCCTCGGGCAGGCCCGGGAAGGTCATGGCCGCCCAGACCACGATGGACACGGCCAGGATCATGGAGCCGGCCTTCTTCATGTACTGCCAGGTACGCTCCCAGGTGTGGATGGCCAGGCCCCGCCAGGTGGGCAGGCGGTAGGGCGGCAGCTCCATGACGAAGGGGGTGGACTCGCCGCGCA
Proteins encoded:
- a CDS encoding RNA polymerase sigma factor, which gives rise to MRESTRVEDKTAVGDAQAIRMVLDGKTEAFSVLVKRHQDYLFTLLRRHLPVSEVAEVAQDSFVKAFEKLHQLREPESFRAWLSSLALRRAIRYWRDVSGRREVPLDMGGDGEREWLDAYMAQDCMQRHDDLVRRREASSVVGWLLGHVKPEDRVALGLFYAGEHEITEIAAMLDWSVEKVKVRLHRARKLMAKVMRDESSQGGGI